A window from Festucalex cinctus isolate MCC-2025b chromosome 4, RoL_Fcin_1.0, whole genome shotgun sequence encodes these proteins:
- the LOC144017868 gene encoding ras-specific guanine nucleotide-releasing factor 1-like isoform X1 — protein sequence MQKGMRLNDGHVTYLALLARKDGTRRGCLSKKSSDNTKWHPKWFCLLQNMLFYFENDSSSRPSGLYLLEGCACDRAPSPKTPPSAKECLEKQYYFTVTFNHDNQKALELRTEDVKDCDEWVAAITQASYRNLATEHETLMQKYLHLLQIVETEKTVAKQLRQQIEDGEIEIERLKSEIASLLKDNEKIQSNPEVPPSDDDTEIQKIKKVQSFLRGWICRRKWKTIIQDYIRSPHAESMRKRNQVVFSMLEAEAEYVQQLHILVNNFLRPLRMAASSKKPPITHDDVSSIFLNSETIMFLHQIFYQGLKARIASWPTLVLADLFDILLPMLNIYQEFVRNHQYSLQILAHCKQNRDFDKLLKQYETKPDCEERTLETFLTYPMFQIPRYILTLHELLAHTPHEHVERNSLDYAKSKLEELSRIMHDEVSETENIRKNLAIERMIVEGCEVLLDTSQTFVRQGSLIQVPMSEKGKITRGRMGSLSLKKEGERQCFLFSKHLIICTRGSGGKLHVTKNGVVSLIDCTLMEEPEGTDDESKGERSGQDSEHLDFKVIVEPKDGQPYTVILVASSRQEKSAWTSDISQCIDNIRCNGLMMNAFEENSKVSVPQMIKSDSSLYCDDVDIRFSKMMNSCKVLQIRYASVERLLERLTDLRFLSIDFLNTFLHSYRVFTSADVVLDKLITIYKKPISAIPARALELFFASSQNNKLLYGEPPTSPRASRKFSSPPPLAITKTSSPNRRRKLSLNIPIITGGKALDLAALSCSPNGYAGMHTAMSPFGKTALDINKLFVSSTMASKIPDEGEAKAESKVDEPVLNKQDLSVREECDQEPCQSDETEAEMSPPKSPSTPKTVKSKNCDFTLFSFNNSMVVSSCRELDNNRSALSAASAFAIATAGANEGTPTKEKYRRMSLAATGFPTDQRNGDKEFVIRRAATNRVLNVLRHWVSKHSQDFELNSELKMRVIGFLEEVMHDPELLTQERKAAANIIRTLAQEDPGDNQVTLDEIIHTAMEECRNEPFENHSALEIAEQLTLLDHLVFKVIPYEEFFGQGWMKNDKNERTPYIMKTTKHFNDISDRIATEILQWDDVNMRVAAIEKWVAAADICRCLHNYNAVLEITSSLNRSAIFRLKRTWLKVSKQTKTVIDKLQKLVSSEGRFKNLREALKNCDPPCVPYLGMYLTDLAFIEEGTPNYTEDNLVNFSKMRMISHIIREIRQFQQTAYKIDHQPKVAKYLLDNSCVLDEERLYETSLRIEPKASS from the exons ATGCAGAAGGGCATGAGGCTCAACGATGGCCATGTCACCTATCTGGCGCTGCTGGCCAGGAAGGACGGCACCAGGCGAGGGTGCCTGAGCAAGAAGAGCTCGGACAACACCAAATGGCACCCCAAGTGGTTCTGCCTGCTGCAGAACATGTTATTCTATTTCGAGAACGACTCCAGCTCGCGCCCCTCCGGTCTCTACCTGCTGGAGGGATGCGCGTGCGACAGGGCGCCCTCACCCAAGACGCCCCCTTCCGCTAAGGAATGTCTGGAGAAGCAG TATTACTTTACAGTCACGTTTAATCATGACAACCAGAAAGCTTTGGAGCTGCGCACAGAAGACGTCAAAGACTGTGACGAGTGGGTCGCCGCCATTACGCAGGCCAG TTACAGGAACCTCGCTACAGAGCATGAGACCCTCATGCAGAAGTATCTGCACCTACTACAAATAGTGGAGACGGAGAAAACGGTTGCCAAGCAACTTCGGCAACAGATAGAGGACGGGGAAATCGAGATAGAGCGGCTAAAATCAGAG ATTGCTTCACTGCTGAAGGACAACGAGAAGATCCAGTCCAATCCGGAGGTACCTCCAAGTGATGACGACACTGAGATCCAGAAGATAAAAAAG GTCCAGAGTTTCTTGCGAGGTTGGATTTGCCGCAGGAAGTGGAAAACCATCATCCAGGACTACATTCGTTCACCCCACGCGGAGAGCATGCGGAAGAGGAATCAGGTTGTATTCAGCATGCTGGAGGCCGAGGCCGAATACGTCCAACAGCTGCACATCCTGGTCAACAACTTCCTGCGGCCACTACGCATGGCTGCGAGCTCCAAGAAGCCGCCCATCACACACGATGACGTCAGCAGCATCTTCCTCAACAG CGAGACCATCATGTTCCTCCACCAGATCTTCTACCAGGGGTTGAAAGCCAGGATAGCGAGTTGGCCCACACTGGTGCTGG CGGACCTCTTTGACATTTTGCTGCCCATGTTAAACATCTACCAAGAGTTTGTGCGGAATCACCAGTACAGCCTGCAGATCTTGGCCCACTGCAAGCAGAACCGGGACTTTGATAAGCTGCTAAAGCAGTACGAGACCAAGCCCGACTGTGAGGAAAGAACACTGGAGACCTTCCTAACTTACCCCATGTTTCAG ATCCCTCGTTATATCCTGACCCTCCATGAATTACTGGCTCACACTCCTCATGAGCATGTGGAGAGAAATAGCTTGGACTACGCCAAGTCCAAACTCGAGGAGCTTTCGAG AATAATGCACGACGAGGTGAGCGAGACAGAGAACATTCGGAAAAATCTGGCTATTGAGCGAATGATTGTGGAGGGCTGTGAAGTACTGCTGGACACCAGCCAGACCTTTGTCAGACAAg GTTCTCTTATCCAGGTGCCCATGAGCGAGAAGGGTAAGATCACCAGGGGCAGAATGGGTTCTTTGTCTCTGAAGAAGGAAGGCGAGAGGCAATGCTTCCTCTTTTCCAAACATCTCATCATCTGCACTCGAGGCTCAGGGGGGAAACTGCATGTCACCAAG AATGGTGTGGTATCCCTCATTGATTGCACACTGATGGAGGAACCAGAGGGCACTGATGATGAGT CCAAAGGGGAGCGGAGTGGCCAGGACAGTGAGCACCTGGACTTTAAAGTGATAGTGGAACCGAAAGATGGGCAACCGTACACTGTCATCCTGGTGGCTTCATCGCGACAAGAGAAGTCGGCATGGACGAGCGATATCAGCCAG TGCATCGACAACATCCGCTGCAATGGTCTGATGATGAATGCTTTCGAAGAAAACAGTAAAGTCTCCGTGCCACAGATGATTAA ATCCGACAGCAGCTTGTACTGCGACGATGTCGACATCCGCTTCAGCAAGATGATGAACTCCTGCAAGGTGCTGCAGATCCGCTACGCCAGCGTGGAGCGCTTGCTGGAGAGGCTGACCGACCTGCGCTTCCTCTCCATCGACTTCCTCAACACCTTTCTTCACTCCTACCGCGTTTTCACCAGCGCAGACGTCGTGCTGGACAAGCTCATCACCATCTACAAGAAGCCCATCAGTGCCATCCCTGCACG TGCTTTGGAGCTCTTCTTCGCCAGCAGCCAGAACAACAAACTTCTGTACGGCGAGCCGCCCACATCGCCACGCGCCAGTCGCAAGTTCTCGTCCCCGCCGCCGCTCGCCATCACCAAGACGTCGTCGCCCAACCGGCGCCGCAAGCTCTCGCTCAACATTCCCATTATCACGGGAGGGAAAGCGCTGGACCTGGCCGCGCTCAGCTGCTCCCCAAACGGCTATGCCGGCATGCACACCGCCATGTCCCCTTTTGGTAAGACCGCCCTGGACATCAACAAGCTGTTTGTGTCCAGCACCATGGCTAGCAAGATCCCAGATGAGGGGGAAGCCAAGGCTGAGAGCAAGGTCGATGAACCTGTCCTCAACAAGCAAG ATTTGTCAGTGAGAGAGGAATGTGACCAAGAACCGTGCCAGAGTGACGAGACCGAAGCGGAGATGTCTCCTCCCAAGTCGCCGTCGACACCCAAGACCGTCAAGTCAAAAAACTGTG ATTTTACACTGTTCTCCTTCAACAACAGCATGGTGGTGTCATCTTGCCGGGAGCTGGACAATAACCGTAGCGCCCTCTCGGCGGCCTCGGCCTTCGCCATAGCCACAGCTGGCGCCAACGAGGGCACGCCAACCAAGGAGAAGTACCGCCGCATGTCCCTCGCCGCCACAG GATTCCCAACAGACCAGAGAAATGGAGACAAAGAGTTTGTTATCAGAAGAGCGGCTACAAACCGAGTCCTGAATGTACTGCGGCACTGGGTTTCCAAACACTCCCAG GACTTTGAGCTGAACTCAGAGCTGAAGATGAGGGTCATTGGCTTTCTGGAGGAGGTGATGCATGACCCAGAACTCCTGACACAGGAAAGAAAGGCTGCTGCTAACATTATTAG GACTCTAGCACAGGAGGACCCTGGAGACAACCAGGTTACCCTGGATGAAATCATTCACACG GCGATGGAGGAGTGCCGGAACGAGCCGTTTGAGAACCACTCTGCCCTGGAGATCGCCGAGCAGCTCACTCTGCTCGATCACTTGGTCTTCAAGGTCATCCCGTATGA GGAGTTCTTCGGTCAAGGCTGGATGAAGAACGACAAGAACGAGAGAACTCCGTACATCATGAAAACCACCAAGCACTTCAACGAC ATCAGCGACAGGATCGCCACCGAAATCCTGCAGTGGGACGACGTCAACATGCGGGTGGCGGCCATCGAGAAGTGGGTGGCGGCGGCGGACATTTGTCGCTGCCTGCACAACTACAACGCCGTACTGGAGATCACGTCTTCGCTCAACCGCAGCGCCATCTTCCGCCTTAAGAGGACCTGGCTCAAGGTCTCCAAGCAG ACCAAAACAGTGATTGACAAGTTACAAAAGTTGGTGTCATCAGAAGGTCGCTTCAAAAACCTGAGGGAGGCGCTCAAGAA CTGCGACCCGCCTTGTGTTCCCTACCTGGGCATGTACCTGACCGACCTGGCATTCATCGAAGAAGGAACACCCAACTACACTGAGGACAACCTGGTCAACTTTTCCAAGATGAGAATG ATTTCTCACATCATCAGAGAAATTCGCCAGTTCCAACAGACAGCCTACAAGATTGATCATCAGCCGaag GTGGCAAAATACTTGCTGGACAACAGCTGCGTGCTGGACGAGGAGCGTCTTTACGAAACGTCCTTGAGAATCGAACCCAAGGCATCATCGTGA
- the LOC144017868 gene encoding ras-specific guanine nucleotide-releasing factor 1-like isoform X2 → MRKRNQVVFSMLEAEAEYVQQLHILVNNFLRPLRMAASSKKPPITHDDVSSIFLNSETIMFLHQIFYQGLKARIASWPTLVLADLFDILLPMLNIYQEFVRNHQYSLQILAHCKQNRDFDKLLKQYETKPDCEERTLETFLTYPMFQIPRYILTLHELLAHTPHEHVERNSLDYAKSKLEELSRIMHDEVSETENIRKNLAIERMIVEGCEVLLDTSQTFVRQGSLIQVPMSEKGKITRGRMGSLSLKKEGERQCFLFSKHLIICTRGSGGKLHVTKNGVVSLIDCTLMEEPEGTDDESKGERSGQDSEHLDFKVIVEPKDGQPYTVILVASSRQEKSAWTSDISQCIDNIRCNGLMMNAFEENSKVSVPQMIKSDSSLYCDDVDIRFSKMMNSCKVLQIRYASVERLLERLTDLRFLSIDFLNTFLHSYRVFTSADVVLDKLITIYKKPISAIPARALELFFASSQNNKLLYGEPPTSPRASRKFSSPPPLAITKTSSPNRRRKLSLNIPIITGGKALDLAALSCSPNGYAGMHTAMSPFGKTALDINKLFVSSTMASKIPDEGEAKAESKVDEPVLNKQDLSVREECDQEPCQSDETEAEMSPPKSPSTPKTVKSKNCDFTLFSFNNSMVVSSCRELDNNRSALSAASAFAIATAGANEGTPTKEKYRRMSLAATGFPTDQRNGDKEFVIRRAATNRVLNVLRHWVSKHSQDFELNSELKMRVIGFLEEVMHDPELLTQERKAAANIIRTLAQEDPGDNQVTLDEIIHTAMEECRNEPFENHSALEIAEQLTLLDHLVFKVIPYEEFFGQGWMKNDKNERTPYIMKTTKHFNDISDRIATEILQWDDVNMRVAAIEKWVAAADICRCLHNYNAVLEITSSLNRSAIFRLKRTWLKVSKQTKTVIDKLQKLVSSEGRFKNLREALKNCDPPCVPYLGMYLTDLAFIEEGTPNYTEDNLVNFSKMRMISHIIREIRQFQQTAYKIDHQPKVAKYLLDNSCVLDEERLYETSLRIEPKASS, encoded by the exons ATGCGGAAGAGGAATCAGGTTGTATTCAGCATGCTGGAGGCCGAGGCCGAATACGTCCAACAGCTGCACATCCTGGTCAACAACTTCCTGCGGCCACTACGCATGGCTGCGAGCTCCAAGAAGCCGCCCATCACACACGATGACGTCAGCAGCATCTTCCTCAACAG CGAGACCATCATGTTCCTCCACCAGATCTTCTACCAGGGGTTGAAAGCCAGGATAGCGAGTTGGCCCACACTGGTGCTGG CGGACCTCTTTGACATTTTGCTGCCCATGTTAAACATCTACCAAGAGTTTGTGCGGAATCACCAGTACAGCCTGCAGATCTTGGCCCACTGCAAGCAGAACCGGGACTTTGATAAGCTGCTAAAGCAGTACGAGACCAAGCCCGACTGTGAGGAAAGAACACTGGAGACCTTCCTAACTTACCCCATGTTTCAG ATCCCTCGTTATATCCTGACCCTCCATGAATTACTGGCTCACACTCCTCATGAGCATGTGGAGAGAAATAGCTTGGACTACGCCAAGTCCAAACTCGAGGAGCTTTCGAG AATAATGCACGACGAGGTGAGCGAGACAGAGAACATTCGGAAAAATCTGGCTATTGAGCGAATGATTGTGGAGGGCTGTGAAGTACTGCTGGACACCAGCCAGACCTTTGTCAGACAAg GTTCTCTTATCCAGGTGCCCATGAGCGAGAAGGGTAAGATCACCAGGGGCAGAATGGGTTCTTTGTCTCTGAAGAAGGAAGGCGAGAGGCAATGCTTCCTCTTTTCCAAACATCTCATCATCTGCACTCGAGGCTCAGGGGGGAAACTGCATGTCACCAAG AATGGTGTGGTATCCCTCATTGATTGCACACTGATGGAGGAACCAGAGGGCACTGATGATGAGT CCAAAGGGGAGCGGAGTGGCCAGGACAGTGAGCACCTGGACTTTAAAGTGATAGTGGAACCGAAAGATGGGCAACCGTACACTGTCATCCTGGTGGCTTCATCGCGACAAGAGAAGTCGGCATGGACGAGCGATATCAGCCAG TGCATCGACAACATCCGCTGCAATGGTCTGATGATGAATGCTTTCGAAGAAAACAGTAAAGTCTCCGTGCCACAGATGATTAA ATCCGACAGCAGCTTGTACTGCGACGATGTCGACATCCGCTTCAGCAAGATGATGAACTCCTGCAAGGTGCTGCAGATCCGCTACGCCAGCGTGGAGCGCTTGCTGGAGAGGCTGACCGACCTGCGCTTCCTCTCCATCGACTTCCTCAACACCTTTCTTCACTCCTACCGCGTTTTCACCAGCGCAGACGTCGTGCTGGACAAGCTCATCACCATCTACAAGAAGCCCATCAGTGCCATCCCTGCACG TGCTTTGGAGCTCTTCTTCGCCAGCAGCCAGAACAACAAACTTCTGTACGGCGAGCCGCCCACATCGCCACGCGCCAGTCGCAAGTTCTCGTCCCCGCCGCCGCTCGCCATCACCAAGACGTCGTCGCCCAACCGGCGCCGCAAGCTCTCGCTCAACATTCCCATTATCACGGGAGGGAAAGCGCTGGACCTGGCCGCGCTCAGCTGCTCCCCAAACGGCTATGCCGGCATGCACACCGCCATGTCCCCTTTTGGTAAGACCGCCCTGGACATCAACAAGCTGTTTGTGTCCAGCACCATGGCTAGCAAGATCCCAGATGAGGGGGAAGCCAAGGCTGAGAGCAAGGTCGATGAACCTGTCCTCAACAAGCAAG ATTTGTCAGTGAGAGAGGAATGTGACCAAGAACCGTGCCAGAGTGACGAGACCGAAGCGGAGATGTCTCCTCCCAAGTCGCCGTCGACACCCAAGACCGTCAAGTCAAAAAACTGTG ATTTTACACTGTTCTCCTTCAACAACAGCATGGTGGTGTCATCTTGCCGGGAGCTGGACAATAACCGTAGCGCCCTCTCGGCGGCCTCGGCCTTCGCCATAGCCACAGCTGGCGCCAACGAGGGCACGCCAACCAAGGAGAAGTACCGCCGCATGTCCCTCGCCGCCACAG GATTCCCAACAGACCAGAGAAATGGAGACAAAGAGTTTGTTATCAGAAGAGCGGCTACAAACCGAGTCCTGAATGTACTGCGGCACTGGGTTTCCAAACACTCCCAG GACTTTGAGCTGAACTCAGAGCTGAAGATGAGGGTCATTGGCTTTCTGGAGGAGGTGATGCATGACCCAGAACTCCTGACACAGGAAAGAAAGGCTGCTGCTAACATTATTAG GACTCTAGCACAGGAGGACCCTGGAGACAACCAGGTTACCCTGGATGAAATCATTCACACG GCGATGGAGGAGTGCCGGAACGAGCCGTTTGAGAACCACTCTGCCCTGGAGATCGCCGAGCAGCTCACTCTGCTCGATCACTTGGTCTTCAAGGTCATCCCGTATGA GGAGTTCTTCGGTCAAGGCTGGATGAAGAACGACAAGAACGAGAGAACTCCGTACATCATGAAAACCACCAAGCACTTCAACGAC ATCAGCGACAGGATCGCCACCGAAATCCTGCAGTGGGACGACGTCAACATGCGGGTGGCGGCCATCGAGAAGTGGGTGGCGGCGGCGGACATTTGTCGCTGCCTGCACAACTACAACGCCGTACTGGAGATCACGTCTTCGCTCAACCGCAGCGCCATCTTCCGCCTTAAGAGGACCTGGCTCAAGGTCTCCAAGCAG ACCAAAACAGTGATTGACAAGTTACAAAAGTTGGTGTCATCAGAAGGTCGCTTCAAAAACCTGAGGGAGGCGCTCAAGAA CTGCGACCCGCCTTGTGTTCCCTACCTGGGCATGTACCTGACCGACCTGGCATTCATCGAAGAAGGAACACCCAACTACACTGAGGACAACCTGGTCAACTTTTCCAAGATGAGAATG ATTTCTCACATCATCAGAGAAATTCGCCAGTTCCAACAGACAGCCTACAAGATTGATCATCAGCCGaag GTGGCAAAATACTTGCTGGACAACAGCTGCGTGCTGGACGAGGAGCGTCTTTACGAAACGTCCTTGAGAATCGAACCCAAGGCATCATCGTGA